In the genome of Bacillus sp. S3, one region contains:
- a CDS encoding metallophosphoesterase codes for MKIKLLSLFFLIALFVGVETTSLVKAATPDNPTDSPVLQFPVLSDVHIGDDFQKERFKRALNDVRTIAPNYNALVLLGDNTNMGTEQEYKGLINVLQSYGKNDAEKIIAIGNHDYWEGYYSPGAFDPTKYSQRFVDKTGMPGLYYDKWVNGYHFITLGSEGFPENDGSDHVLMSDEQYSWLEETLAQSADPAEPIFVFLHQPIDNTVYGSEEWGAGFTDNRLSNILKNYPQVIFFSGHTHYLLQHPRTVFQDGFTMVNAGSVAYGYTEIGNPGTSQGLLINVYSDRVEIKAREFTNNSDIQTFTVKTPYVKTYGDTQKPYFILNSQVKVEKNTSGESAILSFESAKDNTLVDRYIIKQNGGIIQTVYVNFWNMQIPNRMSVELKGLKPDTAYNLEISAVDAWNNESFNTLKTSIKTPKLNGWKMENVNWVYYEDGKKVTGWKIVDGKWYLFSQKGFLYTGWYTSGSEKYYLNDNGVMQVGWKEIDGATYYFNSDGALQKGWVQKQNKWYYLDSEGRQKLGWILDGTKWYYLKSDGMVTNWHLIDNKTWYFFNSNGSMQIGWIYSGGSWYYLSNSGAMKTGWVWSGSNWYFMNDSGAMKTGWLLENGKWYYLKNDGAMQTGRAKIDNNWYYFSNSGILY; via the coding sequence GTGAAAATCAAACTGCTTTCATTATTTTTTTTAATAGCATTGTTTGTGGGGGTTGAAACTACCAGCTTGGTTAAAGCAGCAACTCCAGACAATCCGACAGATTCACCTGTCTTACAATTTCCTGTCTTAAGCGATGTTCACATTGGGGATGATTTCCAAAAAGAAAGGTTTAAACGAGCACTCAATGACGTGCGAACGATTGCACCAAACTACAATGCATTGGTGCTTCTTGGGGATAACACCAACATGGGGACCGAACAGGAATATAAAGGTCTTATCAATGTCTTACAATCATATGGTAAGAATGATGCTGAAAAAATCATTGCAATCGGGAACCATGATTATTGGGAAGGCTACTATTCTCCTGGAGCTTTTGACCCAACGAAGTACAGTCAACGGTTTGTTGATAAAACAGGGATGCCAGGACTTTACTATGATAAATGGGTAAATGGTTACCATTTTATTACTCTAGGGTCCGAAGGGTTTCCAGAGAATGATGGTTCTGACCACGTTTTAATGTCAGATGAACAATATAGTTGGCTTGAAGAAACTCTAGCTCAATCGGCAGATCCTGCGGAGCCTATCTTTGTTTTTTTACATCAGCCGATTGATAATACTGTTTATGGCAGTGAAGAGTGGGGAGCTGGCTTTACCGATAATAGGCTTTCAAACATTTTAAAGAACTATCCGCAGGTAATCTTTTTTTCTGGTCATACGCATTATTTATTGCAGCATCCACGAACGGTTTTTCAAGATGGATTTACCATGGTAAATGCCGGTTCAGTGGCCTATGGTTACACGGAAATTGGCAACCCGGGAACATCTCAAGGTCTTCTTATAAATGTGTATTCTGACCGAGTCGAAATAAAGGCAAGAGAATTTACCAATAACTCGGATATTCAAACATTTACAGTCAAGACGCCATATGTGAAGACATACGGCGATACACAAAAGCCATACTTTATTTTAAATTCGCAGGTAAAAGTTGAGAAAAACACAAGCGGGGAATCTGCCATTCTCTCATTTGAGTCAGCTAAGGACAATACCCTTGTAGACCGCTATATCATCAAACAAAATGGAGGAATCATCCAAACGGTGTATGTGAACTTCTGGAACATGCAAATTCCAAACCGAATGTCGGTTGAACTAAAGGGTTTGAAGCCTGATACTGCCTATAATCTTGAAATTTCTGCGGTAGACGCTTGGAATAATGAATCCTTTAATACGCTAAAAACTTCTATTAAAACGCCGAAGCTAAATGGCTGGAAAATGGAAAACGTTAATTGGGTCTATTATGAAGACGGAAAAAAAGTGACAGGCTGGAAGATTGTTGACGGCAAATGGTATTTATTTTCTCAGAAGGGATTTTTATATACGGGCTGGTATACCAGCGGTAGTGAAAAATACTATCTGAATGATAATGGTGTTATGCAGGTGGGCTGGAAAGAAATTGATGGTGCAACCTATTACTTTAACTCAGATGGTGCACTTCAAAAAGGCTGGGTTCAAAAGCAGAACAAGTGGTATTACCTTGACAGCGAAGGACGCCAAAAATTAGGCTGGATTTTAGACGGAACCAAATGGTACTATTTGAAATCAGACGGAATGGTTACAAACTGGCATTTGATTGACAACAAAACGTGGTACTTCTTTAACAGCAATGGCAGCATGCAAATAGGCTGGATATACTCTGGAGGCAGCTGGTATTACCTAAGCAACAGCGGCGCAATGAAAACCGGCTGGGTTTGGTCAGGCAGCAACTGGTACTTCATGAATGACAGTGGTGCAATGAAGACCGGTTGGCTCTTAGAGAATGGTAAGTGGTATTACTTGAAAAATGATGGAGCTATGCAGACAGGCCGGGCAAAGATTGATAACAACTGGTATTATTTCTCCAACTCTGGTATCCTATATTAA
- a CDS encoding C40 family peptidase, which produces MKKLVVSGLLSCSLLLGGGLFSGHKAEASTLGDKVTNIALEYIGVPYVWGGTSPSGFDCSGYTSYTYKQAGVTLPRTAADQYTKGQAVSKSNLQEGDLVFFSTYKAGASHVGIYLENNKFVHASSNGVKVSSLTESYYANTYIGSKRIENNNSYWNYSGGKWYYYENNKMKTGWIKDNGTWYFLEQNGQMKTGWINNGGHWYYLASSGAMVTGWIYPDGNWYYLKASGEMATGWVYSNGKWYFLTSNGSMAKNTVIDGYVVGNDGAWIK; this is translated from the coding sequence ATGAAGAAGTTAGTTGTCAGTGGTTTACTATCATGTTCTTTACTCTTAGGCGGCGGGTTATTTAGCGGACATAAGGCAGAAGCATCAACATTGGGAGATAAAGTGACAAATATTGCACTTGAATATATTGGAGTACCATATGTCTGGGGAGGAACATCTCCAAGTGGATTTGATTGCTCCGGGTATACAAGCTATACATACAAGCAAGCTGGTGTTACTTTACCAAGAACAGCAGCAGATCAATATACTAAAGGACAGGCAGTTTCAAAAAGTAATTTACAAGAAGGCGATCTAGTTTTCTTTAGCACGTATAAAGCAGGAGCTTCCCATGTTGGAATCTACCTCGAAAATAACAAATTTGTTCATGCATCTAGCAATGGTGTAAAGGTCAGCTCATTAACAGAATCTTACTATGCGAATACGTATATTGGTTCAAAGCGTATTGAAAACAACAATAGCTATTGGAATTACTCAGGCGGAAAATGGTACTATTATGAAAATAATAAAATGAAAACCGGCTGGATTAAGGACAACGGCACTTGGTATTTTCTTGAGCAAAATGGTCAAATGAAAACTGGCTGGATTAATAATGGTGGACACTGGTATTATTTAGCCTCCAGTGGAGCTATGGTAACTGGTTGGATTTATCCGGATGGTAATTGGTATTATTTAAAAGCGAGTGGAGAGATGGCGACCGGCTGGGTTTATTCCAATGGAAAATGGTATTTCTTAACTTCAAATGGTTCGATGGCAAAAAATACAGTCATTGATGGATACGTGGTAGGAAATGACGGAGCTTGGATTAAGTAA
- a CDS encoding glucosaminidase domain-containing protein: protein MKNQALRYFAMFLLLLGIITGVSTINAEAAEQPNMKVTSIKLPVYRSFQELSDQQIHLAQNYTRYAELSYNDVVTIISEQEYAAKIRMADGREGWVHRAYLNSDIKNQTWLVKKERNLRATSDGTKPVIDKIPGNTKVFVLDVTPDTKYYKIQTADGQKEGWIYNWYLENETYMTIPGGSNVIPFDFGTGATTNSISIFTPLNTKANVTANAINQFINYKTNWGNTFMTGMGEAYIEAQSKTGLNAVYLLAHSGLETKWGDSTIVKSKRNYYGLNANDIKPLDDAYDFSSKKAGIVNGAEFINLTYVNRHNLMKNSLDPYQQPTLDNMRFNSNYHQYSTDEAWASKIAQIAKEFTTFTTNTGWKSWGGKWFYYNQDWTLKTGWLQTGGKWYYFDNAGVMKTGWQYVGGKWYFMNPNGDMTTGWLYAGGKWYFLNPGGDMQTGWLYNGGQWYFLDNSGSMKTGWLSTGGKWYYLNNSGAMKTGWVLVSNKWYYLYSDGHMAANTTIGGYRLGRDGAML, encoded by the coding sequence TTGAAAAATCAAGCACTACGATATTTCGCTATGTTCCTACTATTGCTTGGGATTATTACGGGTGTTTCAACAATAAATGCTGAGGCTGCTGAACAACCGAACATGAAGGTAACCTCCATTAAGCTTCCAGTTTATCGGAGTTTCCAAGAACTTTCTGACCAACAAATTCATTTAGCCCAGAACTATACACGCTATGCAGAATTATCATATAACGATGTGGTGACCATTATTAGTGAGCAAGAATATGCCGCTAAAATCCGTATGGCAGATGGACGGGAAGGCTGGGTTCACCGGGCATACCTAAACAGTGATATAAAGAATCAAACCTGGCTGGTGAAAAAGGAAAGAAATCTTCGGGCCACTTCTGATGGAACGAAGCCCGTAATTGATAAAATTCCGGGTAACACGAAGGTATTCGTTTTAGATGTAACCCCCGACACCAAATATTACAAAATTCAAACGGCCGATGGACAAAAGGAAGGCTGGATCTACAATTGGTATCTGGAAAATGAAACGTATATGACTATTCCAGGCGGAAGCAATGTGATTCCATTTGATTTTGGAACAGGAGCAACAACCAACAGTATTTCCATCTTCACTCCGCTTAACACAAAAGCAAATGTAACGGCGAATGCCATTAACCAGTTTATTAACTATAAAACAAATTGGGGAAATACTTTTATGACGGGGATGGGTGAAGCGTATATCGAGGCCCAATCCAAAACAGGCTTAAATGCTGTTTACCTTTTAGCCCATTCCGGTCTCGAAACAAAATGGGGCGATTCGACAATTGTAAAAAGTAAGAGAAATTACTATGGGCTTAATGCCAATGACATCAAACCGCTTGATGATGCCTATGATTTTTCCTCAAAAAAAGCTGGAATTGTTAATGGCGCAGAGTTTATCAACTTGACCTATGTGAATAGACACAACTTGATGAAGAATTCTTTAGACCCATATCAACAGCCGACACTTGATAATATGCGGTTTAATTCCAACTATCATCAATACTCGACCGACGAGGCATGGGCAAGCAAGATTGCCCAAATTGCTAAGGAATTCACTACCTTCACTACGAATACAGGCTGGAAATCATGGGGCGGAAAATGGTTCTATTACAATCAAGACTGGACCCTTAAAACTGGCTGGCTGCAAACAGGAGGGAAATGGTACTACTTCGACAACGCGGGTGTGATGAAAACAGGCTGGCAGTACGTTGGCGGCAAGTGGTACTTTATGAATCCGAATGGAGACATGACAACCGGCTGGTTGTATGCTGGAGGAAAATGGTACTTCCTCAACCCTGGTGGTGATATGCAGACCGGCTGGTTGTACAATGGCGGTCAATGGTATTTCCTTGATAACTCCGGTTCAATGAAAACCGGCTGGCTGTCTACTGGCGGAAAATGGTATTACTTGAACAACAGCGGCGCGATGAAGACGGGCTGGGTACTAGTCAGCAATAAATGGTACTATTTATATAGCGATGGACATATGGCTGCCAACACCACAATCGGCGGATATCGTCTTGGCAGAGACGGCGCCATGCTTTAA
- a CDS encoding nuclease-related domain-containing protein, giving the protein MAYKPRTEPEEIVIFRSLHGRMELSEEDRWKYYRLKKGFEGEIMFDALTEKLQCDCYILNDLLLYFNDSKFQIDTLIVQDTLYLYDVKNNDGDYCYENNNFNLMKTGKTITNPLDQLNRCEILLRQLLQKHGFKLPIESKLVFINPEFTLYQTPKNKPIIYPTQINAEMKKLNMLTGKLNTKHKKLADLLVSLHQVEPPYSRVPSYKYKGLRKGFICCNCQSFSLFVNGRKLVCGDCGSEETIDAAVLRSTRELKLLFPDIKITTTLVVDWCGGVITKR; this is encoded by the coding sequence ATGGCTTATAAGCCGCGGACGGAACCTGAAGAAATCGTCATTTTCAGAAGTTTACACGGCCGAATGGAGTTGTCTGAGGAAGATCGCTGGAAATATTATCGACTAAAAAAAGGCTTTGAAGGAGAAATCATGTTTGATGCTTTAACGGAAAAGCTTCAGTGTGACTGTTATATTTTAAATGACCTGCTGCTATACTTTAATGATTCGAAGTTTCAAATTGACACATTGATTGTTCAAGATACCCTTTATCTTTATGATGTGAAAAATAATGATGGTGATTACTGTTATGAAAATAATAATTTCAATTTAATGAAGACCGGAAAGACTATAACGAATCCACTTGACCAATTAAACCGATGCGAGATTCTGCTTCGCCAATTGCTCCAAAAACACGGATTCAAACTACCGATTGAATCCAAGCTGGTGTTTATTAACCCCGAGTTTACCTTATATCAAACACCCAAAAATAAACCGATTATTTATCCTACACAAATAAATGCTGAGATGAAAAAATTAAATATGTTAACGGGAAAGCTTAATACAAAGCATAAAAAACTTGCTGATCTTTTAGTCTCCCTGCACCAAGTTGAGCCACCATATTCCCGGGTTCCGTCTTATAAATACAAGGGTCTACGGAAGGGCTTCATTTGTTGTAACTGCCAATCGTTTTCGCTTTTTGTTAATGGGAGGAAACTTGTATGTGGGGATTGCGGCAGTGAGGAGACGATTGATGCAGCGGTACTAAGGAGTACGCGGGAGCTGAAGCTGCTTTTTCCGGATATAAAGATTACTACTACTTTAGTTGTGGATTGGTGTGGCGGGGTTATTACAAAAAGGTAA
- a CDS encoding NTP transferase domain-containing protein: MRAIILAAGLGTRLRPLTLTTPKALTVVNGKPMLETQIEYLQEIGVDEIIVLTGYLAEKFEYLKEKYGVTLVHNDKYDIYNNIYTMYLVREYLHDTYVIDGDNYLHRNFLLKEPQTSMYFSAKKPDFKGEWIIRYDDNYRVTDIVVGDGDHEHILCGVSYWSEEDGRYIIGKLEELVASGNFKDFWWDEIVKLHIRDLNVYLQEIHPDDSYEIDSVADLEKVNKLLAERR; encoded by the coding sequence ATGAGAGCAATTATACTCGCAGCAGGACTGGGCACAAGATTACGGCCTCTAACATTAACAACACCTAAAGCGTTGACTGTCGTAAACGGAAAACCAATGCTTGAGACCCAAATTGAATATTTACAAGAAATTGGCGTAGATGAAATTATTGTCTTGACGGGATATTTAGCAGAGAAATTTGAATATCTCAAAGAGAAGTACGGTGTTACCCTTGTTCATAATGATAAGTACGATATCTATAACAATATTTACACAATGTATTTAGTGAGAGAGTATCTCCACGATACGTATGTAATTGACGGCGACAACTATCTGCATCGCAATTTCCTATTGAAGGAACCACAAACCTCGATGTATTTCAGCGCTAAAAAGCCGGATTTCAAAGGGGAATGGATCATCCGCTACGACGATAATTACCGCGTTACGGATATCGTCGTAGGCGATGGCGATCACGAGCACATCCTGTGCGGCGTTTCTTACTGGTCTGAAGAGGACGGCAGATACATTATTGGAAAACTGGAAGAACTCGTTGCAAGCGGCAACTTTAAGGATTTCTGGTGGGACGAAATTGTCAAGTTACATATCCGTGACCTCAATGTATATTTGCAGGAAATTCATCCGGACGACAGCTATGAAATCGACTCGGTTGCGGACCTTGAAAAAGTAAATAAACTTTTGGCTGAACGTCGTTAA
- a CDS encoding DMT family transporter: MNFKNKGIYFGMLSGFTWALDTVLIGMVLSKAVFVSTEMVIFLAPLVSTFFHDMLSSLWMMLYMTIRGEFKVPFKKIATRSGRFVILGALLGGPIGMTGYVLAVKYLGASLSASISAVYPAIGAFFAFVILKDRLTIKNWIGLFISILFIFLLGFSGGEPSPSYILGFSFILLCIFGWGMECVILAYGMKDDEISPEQALQIRQLVSAVTYGILILPIFKAYPLVGEVFKSSEMFLIAVIALSGTASYVFYYKAIYTLGPTRAMALNISYAAWAIFLSFLILHTPITAKVVFFSIMILVGSIITVASQDELKWMNILKNKRTA, encoded by the coding sequence ATGAATTTCAAAAATAAAGGGATTTACTTCGGCATGCTGTCGGGTTTCACCTGGGCGCTTGATACGGTTTTAATTGGCATGGTATTATCAAAGGCTGTATTTGTGTCGACAGAAATGGTTATTTTCCTCGCCCCATTAGTTAGTACATTTTTCCATGATATGTTATCGAGTTTGTGGATGATGCTATATATGACAATCAGAGGGGAATTTAAAGTTCCCTTTAAAAAAATTGCAACGAGAAGCGGCCGGTTTGTCATATTAGGCGCATTGCTGGGCGGACCGATTGGGATGACCGGTTACGTCCTCGCCGTCAAATATTTAGGGGCATCACTGTCAGCATCAATTTCCGCTGTTTACCCGGCGATTGGCGCCTTTTTCGCTTTTGTGATCTTGAAGGATCGCTTAACCATCAAGAACTGGATTGGGCTATTTATTAGTATTTTATTCATTTTCCTTTTAGGCTTTTCTGGCGGCGAACCGTCTCCAAGCTACATTCTTGGCTTCAGCTTCATTTTGTTATGTATTTTCGGCTGGGGAATGGAGTGTGTGATTCTTGCCTACGGGATGAAGGATGATGAAATTTCTCCAGAACAGGCATTGCAAATTCGTCAGTTAGTTTCCGCAGTCACTTACGGAATTCTGATTTTACCTATTTTTAAAGCATACCCGCTTGTCGGCGAAGTCTTTAAAAGCAGTGAAATGTTCTTAATCGCGGTCATTGCTTTATCTGGAACGGCTTCCTACGTGTTTTATTATAAAGCGATTTACACGCTTGGCCCTACCCGTGCAATGGCATTAAATATTTCATACGCTGCATGGGCGATTTTCTTAAGTTTTCTCATTTTACACACACCAATTACCGCAAAGGTTGTCTTTTTTAGTATTATGATATTAGTAGGCTCGATCATCACCGTTGCAAGCCAGGACGAACTAAAATGGATGAATATTTTAAAAAATAAGCGAACTGCATAA
- a CDS encoding NTP transferase domain-containing protein, which produces MEQQLLQLLEAINKHAHLNQKKMAEICGISIGKVNYLIHDLTFGNYIYSEKKGRNISYYLTQKGLDTLQSGIEAYQGKKVNIHQEPLTEIKQAIILAGGSRTDFNKPAGLMDIDGTTLLKRNIDILQENGINQIVIVTGYKPEAFQEHPEFSHLTFVNNPKYKWTGSMASLASAFEVITEDFLLIEDDILIEERAIREILSHPQRDCVLISNESGSGDEAFVEIKNGYLHKISKDIHQFNRIDGEMIGVSKLSYEVYAKMVSEYQQNNKNPLIHYEYMLLDISRHYNIGYLKMHNLVWGEIDSWQHYHTVKEKTFPMLKRKEAEFREIFIKSHLIEALDLAYEDISEIQPFGGMTNKNFKVVIKGKEYVLRIPGNGTESMINRKEEKFNAALASHLGIDTELVYFNEETGVKIAELIQEAETLTPKMTKRQDIMELTTEIFKTLHFSKLQMANRFDVFERIDEYERLMKETNGHPYEHYEETKRQVMVLKEIYQGMNIELTPCHNDALPQNMVKSGENKLYLIDWEYSGMNDPMWDLAWHAMESEFTPEEEELFLTLYFEEDVIPLEIQQRMIMNKIFQDFLWTIWTVIKEAKGDDFGTYGTDLLTRCRKNLNHDLIREMTYEFQK; this is translated from the coding sequence ATGGAACAGCAATTATTACAATTATTAGAAGCAATTAATAAACATGCCCATTTAAATCAGAAGAAAATGGCTGAAATATGTGGAATTTCAATTGGAAAAGTGAATTATCTCATTCATGACTTAACATTTGGAAACTATATTTACAGTGAGAAAAAGGGCAGGAATATCAGCTATTACCTTACTCAAAAAGGCCTTGATACTTTACAAAGCGGTATTGAAGCCTATCAGGGAAAAAAGGTAAATATTCATCAAGAACCATTAACTGAAATAAAGCAGGCGATTATTTTAGCTGGGGGTTCACGAACCGATTTTAATAAACCGGCAGGGCTGATGGACATTGACGGCACTACGCTGCTAAAAAGAAACATTGATATTTTGCAGGAAAATGGCATCAACCAGATTGTGATCGTCACTGGCTACAAGCCGGAAGCATTTCAAGAGCATCCTGAATTCAGTCATTTGACATTTGTGAACAATCCCAAATACAAATGGACGGGTTCGATGGCATCATTGGCATCCGCCTTTGAAGTGATCACCGAGGATTTCCTATTGATTGAGGATGATATATTAATTGAAGAACGGGCAATAAGAGAAATTCTCTCACATCCGCAGCGAGATTGTGTCCTTATCAGCAATGAGAGCGGCTCCGGGGATGAGGCCTTTGTCGAAATTAAAAATGGCTATCTACATAAAATCTCTAAGGATATTCACCAATTTAACCGAATAGACGGGGAAATGATTGGGGTCAGCAAGCTATCCTATGAGGTTTATGCAAAAATGGTCAGTGAGTATCAGCAAAATAATAAAAATCCATTGATTCATTATGAATACATGCTGCTGGACATTTCCCGGCATTATAACATTGGCTATTTAAAAATGCATAATCTTGTTTGGGGAGAAATTGATAGCTGGCAGCACTATCATACCGTCAAGGAAAAGACCTTTCCGATGCTAAAACGGAAGGAAGCTGAATTCCGCGAAATTTTTATTAAGAGCCACTTAATCGAAGCCCTTGACCTTGCCTATGAAGATATCAGCGAAATTCAGCCTTTTGGCGGGATGACGAATAAGAATTTTAAAGTGGTGATTAAAGGCAAGGAATATGTACTGAGGATTCCTGGTAACGGAACAGAATCTATGATTAATCGAAAAGAGGAAAAGTTTAATGCGGCGCTTGCGAGTCATTTGGGTATTGATACGGAGCTGGTTTATTTTAATGAAGAAACAGGTGTGAAGATTGCCGAATTAATCCAAGAGGCCGAAACATTAACGCCTAAAATGACGAAACGGCAGGACATCATGGAGCTGACGACCGAAATTTTTAAAACTCTGCACTTCTCCAAGCTGCAAATGGCCAATCGCTTTGATGTATTTGAAAGAATTGACGAATACGAACGGCTGATGAAGGAAACAAATGGCCATCCTTATGAGCATTATGAAGAAACGAAAAGACAGGTTATGGTGTTGAAGGAAATATACCAAGGAATGAATATTGAACTGACTCCATGCCATAATGACGCCCTGCCGCAAAATATGGTCAAAAGCGGTGAAAACAAACTGTACTTAATTGATTGGGAATATAGCGGCATGAACGATCCAATGTGGGATCTAGCTTGGCATGCGATGGAAAGTGAATTTACACCGGAAGAAGAAGAACTATTTTTAACGCTATATTTTGAGGAAGATGTGATCCCGCTTGAGATCCAGCAGCGAATGATTATGAATAAAATCTTCCAAGACTTTTTATGGACGATTTGGACGGTCATCAAGGAAGCGAAAGGTGACGACTTTGGCACCTATGGAACGGACCTGTTAACAAGATGTAGAAAGAATTTAAACCACGACTTAATTAGGGAGATGACGTATGAATTTCAAAAATAA
- a CDS encoding glucosaminidase domain-containing protein: MKKKRVTALALATMLFSSTASGAVAAGTYTWKYQNNQWYYVTSAGKPVTGWAQYGGKWYFLDSNGVMKTGWLFNNNHWYYLDSSGVMKTGWVLVGKSWYYLDSSGAMKTGWQYIGNKWYFLDSSGAMKTGWYMENNTRYFLDSSGAMKTGWLLTGDSWYYLDRSGAMKTGWIELSNGKYYLSSSGAMVTGQKFIDGVPYVFTSSGALSTAPLTGLFRDGQTIMYFNASGEKHTGWLIDGANKYYFSQEGLALIGWYTENDKKYYFAQDGKMKTGWVYDANKWYFLNADGTMAAGWVYVNGKWYFMNESGVMQTGWLTDNGSTYYLNKNGDMVIGWLLADGNWYFFAGNGKMVTGEQIIGGKTYNFFDNGILNEGPVMKTTNYDISFQQMLDIQMTRSPQTDKYRNAKAYVSSEYIAMDAADPSKGVVTSTTPLNVREDMNTNSFIYGKLNPGAKVQINATVGTWYEIEYVTWRNAKSSDVSYYLNPKSFSEKSTEYFQFLLLNKGAGTTAQDLNAKTLAGKGILEGKADAFLQASKKYSINEIYLISHALLETGNGKSKLAQGIIVDTVDGKKLDKPVKVYNMYGIGAFDSCPDTCGAETAYKKGWFTPEAAIIGGAEFIGAGYINAGTPQNTLYKMRWNPSAPWHQYATDIGWAVKQTSNIKKIYDSLSSYTIYFDVSVYK, translated from the coding sequence TTGAAGAAAAAACGTGTCACTGCTCTCGCCTTGGCAACCATGCTGTTCTCTTCAACGGCTTCAGGCGCTGTTGCAGCTGGAACCTACACATGGAAGTATCAGAACAATCAGTGGTACTATGTCACATCAGCAGGCAAGCCTGTTACGGGCTGGGCCCAATATGGTGGTAAATGGTACTTTTTAGATAGCAATGGTGTCATGAAGACAGGCTGGCTTTTTAACAATAATCATTGGTATTACCTAGATTCGAGCGGAGTAATGAAAACCGGCTGGGTACTAGTGGGAAAAAGCTGGTATTACCTCGACTCAAGCGGAGCCATGAAAACGGGCTGGCAATATATCGGCAACAAATGGTATTTTCTTGATTCCAGTGGGGCCATGAAAACGGGCTGGTATATGGAAAATAATACTCGGTATTTCCTTGATTCAAGTGGAGCGATGAAAACCGGCTGGCTGTTAACTGGGGACAGCTGGTATTACCTTGATCGAAGCGGAGCGATGAAAACCGGCTGGATTGAGCTCAGTAATGGAAAATACTATCTTAGTTCAAGCGGAGCAATGGTCACCGGGCAAAAATTTATAGATGGGGTACCCTATGTTTTTACTTCATCAGGTGCCTTAAGTACAGCTCCATTAACCGGCCTATTCCGCGATGGCCAAACCATCATGTATTTTAATGCCAGTGGCGAAAAGCACACGGGCTGGCTGATCGATGGGGCAAATAAGTATTATTTTTCCCAAGAGGGTTTGGCTTTAATCGGCTGGTACACCGAAAACGATAAAAAGTATTACTTTGCCCAAGATGGCAAGATGAAGACCGGCTGGGTGTACGATGCGAATAAATGGTATTTTCTGAACGCCGATGGGACAATGGCCGCTGGCTGGGTATATGTGAATGGAAAATGGTATTTCATGAACGAAAGCGGAGTAATGCAAACGGGTTGGTTAACCGATAATGGCAGTACGTATTACTTAAACAAGAACGGGGACATGGTGATCGGCTGGTTATTGGCCGATGGCAATTGGTACTTCTTTGCAGGGAATGGAAAAATGGTTACCGGTGAACAAATCATCGGCGGCAAGACCTATAACTTTTTCGATAACGGTATCTTGAATGAAGGTCCTGTAATGAAAACGACCAATTACGATATATCCTTCCAGCAAATGCTTGATATTCAAATGACAAGATCTCCACAAACGGATAAGTATCGAAATGCAAAGGCCTATGTGAGCAGTGAGTATATCGCTATGGATGCTGCCGACCCTTCAAAGGGAGTCGTTACGTCCACAACTCCGCTTAATGTTCGTGAGGATATGAATACAAATTCGTTTATTTATGGCAAATTGAATCCAGGGGCAAAGGTACAAATAAATGCTACCGTAGGGACCTGGTATGAAATTGAATATGTGACATGGCGGAATGCGAAATCATCAGATGTATCTTATTATTTGAATCCGAAATCGTTTAGCGAAAAAAGCACGGAGTATTTTCAATTTCTCCTTTTAAACAAAGGCGCCGGAACGACAGCCCAGGATCTAAATGCTAAAACATTGGCTGGAAAAGGAATTCTGGAAGGAAAGGCAGACGCCTTCCTACAGGCAAGCAAAAAATATAGTATTAATGAAATTTATTTAATCTCGCATGCCTTACTTGAAACCGGAAATGGCAAATCGAAGCTGGCCCAAGGGATTATCGTTGATACGGTGGATGGCAAGAAGTTAGATAAGCCGGTAAAGGTGTATAATATGTATGGGATTGGGGCGTTTGACAGTTGTCCAGATACATGCGGAGCCGAAACGGCGTATAAAAAAGGCTGGTTTACACCTGAAGCAGCGATCATCGGCGGTGCAGAGTTTATTGGCGCAGGCTATATAAACGCTGGAACACCGCAAAATACTCTTTATAAAATGAGATGGAACCCAAGTGCTCCTTGGCACCAATATGCAACCGATATTGGCTGGGCGGTTAAGCAGACAAGTAATATCAAAAAAATCTATGATTCGTTAAGTTCCTATACCATATATTTTGACGTTTCTGTTTATAAATAA